TTGTGTATTACCTGAACGCAATTCTTGGAATGTGGTTACCAGTAATTCCACTACATCAGCAGGTACAGTCACTTCATTGGCTAAAGAGCCTAATTCATTTTCTAACTGTGATTGAATTAAGCTGATTTCAAATGCCGGATCACGAATGGGTTTTACAGTTTCGAAATTAAAACGACGCTTTAATGCGGCAGACATCTCGTGAACACCGCGATCACGTAAGTTTGCTGTACCAATAAGGTTAAATCCTGGTTTTGCACTAATACGCGCACCATCACCCATTTCTGGGATCATCAATTGTTTCTCTGACATCAAGGAAACCAGCACATCCTGAATTTCAGGAGGGCAACGGGTTATCTCTTCAAAGCGAACAATTTTACCTTGTAACATACCTTGATAAAGTGGTGATCCCACTAAAGCGCGTTCTGTTGGGCCTTCTGCTAATAGCAATGCATAGTTCCAAGAATACTTAATATGATCTTCTGTTGTGCCGGCAGTGCCTTGGATAGTTAGTCCTGAATCACCACTGATGGCGGCTGCAAAAAGCTCTGAGAGCATTGATTTTGCTGTACCTGGCTCACCAACTAGCATTAAACCTTGCTTGCCTAATAATGTGACAATTGCGCGATCAACCAAGGCATCGTCGCCGAAAAATTTAGGCGTGATACCTAACACATCATCACCTAAAATAAATTGGCGTACAGCACGAGGAGAGCGAAGCCATCCTTGTGGTTTAGGATTATTAACATCTGCTTTTGTTAAACGCTCTAGCTCTTGAGCAAATCGAACCTCAGCACTTTCCCTGATTGCTTGTTGTTCCGTGGGTGCTTTTTTAGCCATATTCTTTCCTAGTTATCCCTAATTATTACCAAGGTGTTTTCTTTTCCCATTCAGGATCGAATCCTGCACAAGCTTCAGCGATTTTTAGATAATCAGCATAACTTTCTGCTAATAAAATTGGCGGAACTTCTTTTAGCTCAATATTATTGCGATCCCAGTAATCTTGCTGATTTTTCTCAAAACTTAAATCAAATAAGACCGCAGGGATGTTTTCTTCTGGTACATAGCTACCACTGAAACCGATATTTACATAGTAGTTTAAACTAGAGAAGAATTTGTAATAGTGAGAGAACGAACCACCATCTTCAGCTGGCCCACGTTGATAGCCCATTTTGGTTAAAATGCCACGTAGTGTGAAGGTATCAGTGATCCAACCTTTTCTATCTTCAATCTCAGTCAGTTTTAGATCTAACTCAGGGATTTTATGTTCCATTTGTGAGAACAAGAATTTCACTTTGTAATCTTTGAAATGAGCAATCCATGCTTTACGTTCATCTTCATTAACTAATGCCGCGTGGGCTAATTGAATAAATGAGTCGTTTTGTAAAGTGACTTCGTCATCTTCAAGGTTAAGTAATGCGCCATCATCAGAAGGGCGGAACGTATTGATCACTTCGCCATCTTTCACTTCCTGCCAAACTAATTGTTCAATTAATTTATGCATAATTGGATGAGCTAAAATATATTCCTGCCAATCTGCGCTTAACCACTGACGTTGAGCACACATGGCTTCATATAAACGTACACTTTGTAATTCAATAACTTGTTTAAGTTCTTTTTTACTTGAAGTGAAAAGTTTTTTCGCTTCTTTAATCAGCTCTGCATCATCATTTTTGCGCGCGGCAGGTAACGCTTTAACTTCTTTACCTTCTGGATTAAATAGAACAAGCTTTTGTTTTGCATCCATTTTTGCGGTAAAGATACGCTCACCATATTCCAGCACTAATGTTCCGGTATCATCAAAACCTGCGGTTGGAATAGTTCTATCGGCTAATTCATCAGCACTCCAGCCATTACGCTCTGCGATTTGCGTAACTAAATTACGGGCCTTTTCCTGAACCGATGCAGTGCGATAGCGACGAGATAACGAAAGAAGAAGCTGAATAATAATAGGATCATTGCTTGAAGCAACCGCATCAATCATCGCTTCAATTTGAGCACGGCGCTGATAATGATCGCGCATATAGTTGCGCAATACAGATACCGCAACATGGCCTTCAATTCCGCAGATAAGCGCAAGCATACCTTTATCACTGATTGCTGAGCCTAAATAACGACGTAATACCTCGTTTTTAATCTCTTCAACCACTTGTTCTAAAGTGAAATTTTCATATTTAGCATAATATTCAGGATAACGTTTAGCCCAGTTTTGATAATTACTTAAACGCCCCGGCGCTTCACGTTGTGCTTCTACCATCGCTTCTTCCAGTGATGGCCCTTTAATATCCTGAGCCACGAAGGTATGTAGAATAAAGCTTGAAAGTTTATGTTGGCTATCGGTAGAAAGTAGTCCGATATAACGTTGCAATAACGCGTTGCCTCCTGGCATTTTTAATTTTACTGCCAGAATAATCCACCAACGGATAATCGCGGGATCAACCGCTTTTTTATTTTCCCATGTGAGTGCAGGGATTGCCTCAAAATTAAACCAAGCAAGGCTTGCTGGTGCTTTGGCTTTAAGGCCTTTTTCAGCTTCTGCTAATAATGTTTTTGGCGATAAGTAGCCTGAAATGTCTTCACCTAATTGCTCTAATGCAGTGAGTAAAGAGGCTCGAACTACTTCGCGTTTCTCTTTTTTCAATAAGGCATTAAGTGCAGGTAAGGAATCCGGATTATTTAAGCGAGCTAACCATTCAATGGCTGTAACACGGATCTCTTGTTTACTAGAGGTTAATCCTTCTTGTGCACTTAAATGAATATTAGGTAGTGTTTCTAATAATTTTTGTGCAGAAACGCGGTGTGTTTTATTTTCACCTAATGCCAATTCCATGATGCGTGGAACAAATTGTGCCGGAATTGTTGGGAAACGACCTAATACTTCAATACCTTGTGATGTTTCAAATTGGCGATAGCGATGTTCGCTTTGGTTTGGCATTAAGTTTAGCGCTTCTGCAATATAATCAGTGTGTTGAGAGAAAAAAGGCCAAACTTGTTCTGGTTTACGAAAACGACGTAAGCCATCTTGATAAGATTCTAAGCATAGTGCGGCGGTGATACGGGCTGCGCGTTTGAAGCTACATCTTTCTAATGCATTTTCAACTTGTCGTAATTCAATATCATTAAATAAACGCTCAGGAATATCGCCATTAAAGTAGTGAGAAGAAAAGTGATCGGCATGTTGGCGGTTGTTGGTTATCACACGTACAGCATGGAAGAATGTGTATTCTGGTAAATTAGGAATACGATTTTTGTGTTTAATAATTAGGATTTCATTCGACTGAATAGTACCTTGCCCGCTGTTGAGTTTATCAACTAATGCACGACATTGTTTTTCATCGATTTTAGATAAATCTTTATAATGACGTTGTGCCCAATTATAAGAGTGCTTCGATGTTTTATTTTCTTCAATTTCGCGTTCAGCATTTTCTTTCGCTTTAGCTAACATCTCATTGAAGTTACTGACCATAATATCACGGGCACTGTCGGGTAATGGTGTATCTTCTAATGGCGTAAAATCAGGCGCTTCGATGGCATCAACGGTGTTTGCGTTATCAGCAACGCTGAAACGTTGTAGGGCACTTTCAATGCTCTTGATGACTGCTTTTGAGGTTTCATGTTTTAAAGCTTCTTCAAGTACATCACGGTTTTCACCTTGGCGAGCAAATAAATCAGCTGCTTGTGTACGTTGTTTTGGCGTACCATTCATTAAAACATGGGTTAAATTTTCTTTTACAATTTTAGCCGGTAAGGTATTCAAAATAGGTTCTGCGGCTTTTTTCACTGTTTTTAAATTGCTGGTGGCAAGTAAAACAATAATATCTGCAAAGGTATCGCGTAATATCGTATTTTTATTTAGATAGTTAATTAGCTCAACTAAACCATTTGCTGACAGTTTTTCAATTAAATTTGTTTTAATAAACTCTTGATGTGAAAGTAGATAATCTTTTAAATCATGGAGTTCATAAATACGCTTAAGATTAGAAGCATAATATTCAGAGATATCTTTTCTATCGAATACTGCGAATAATGCATTTTCGCCTACAATATTGGCCTCTGCTTCGACCATTTTGGCGATAAATTCCATGCTCCAATGTTTACGATGCTCTAAATTAAGATTACGTGCATTATCATAAGTGGTGTAAAACGCATCAACTAACAGGTAAATAACCCAAGTTGGCACTTCAGTTGTTGTTACTTTGATATTGATATCTTGGCATGCAGCTGCAATAACTTTCGCATAACGAGCAACTTGTTCTAAGGAAAAGCTTTCGCCAACTTTAGAGTAGAGCTTATGGCGGGCATTAAGACCTTGGGTGATAACTTTACTATATTTTCCTGTATCAATATTACTGGCATACCACCACTCTAATGTTCCTGCACGATGAAAATAAACGGCTGCTTTTGCTGCATCTAGTTTATTTAATTCAAAAAGAATTTCAGGGTTTTTACCTGTAAGTACATAATCTAATGCACGTTTAGGTAATCCTTCATCAAATATAGCAAGCAGTACAAGAGATTCTTGGAGATATTTCTCAGTAATATCGACGTCTTTTTTCCCAAAAATAGGAAAAATGTCTAAGATTTTTTTTATCACGCCAGTTCCTTAAGCTATGTATGGATAAACAGTTTTTTTTACCATGAAATAGCGAAACGAACAATTTGATTATTACAGTTGGAATTATGGGCAAGATATATCATTTGTTAAATTTATAGATATAAACGCTAAAAAAGCTAACCTAACTTTATTAATATTCAATTCTGCAATATATAAAACACTATATCAGGAAAAAGTGCTGAAAATGAAGAAGTGATAATAAAGGCATTTTTTGTGGTGTTTGAAAAATTTAAGAATTGTCTGTTTAATAAAGTAAGCATTAACCCTTAGCTAAATTGATTGAAAATTAACAGCAAAAAATGAAGCTTATTTCTGCTAGAAAAAATCCCGTACTTTTTATTTAGTACGGGATAAGAAAATCATCAGTGAATAGTGTTTACCAAGGTAATTTCTTTTCCCAATCAGAAGAAAAACCTGCGCAAGCATCTGCGATTTTTAAGTATTCCGCATAGCTTTCTGCTAATAAAATAGGTGGAATATTTTTGATAGCTAATTGATGCCTATCTAATCCGCTTTGGCGACCTTTTTCAAAAACTAACTCTAATAATGCGACAGTGACATTTTCTTCAGGTACGCAGTTACCACTAAAGTTGATAATGACACTGAGATCTAAGCCAGAAAAATATTTGTGATAACAGTTATAAAATCCAGCATCTTCTACTGATCCACGTTGATAGCCTAATTTTGTCATTGTGCTTCTTAATGTATAGGCGTCTGTTAACCAACCTTTTTTCTCTGCGAACTGGGTTTGTTTATCTTCTAATATTGGCATGTCATGTTCTAATTGGTTGAATAAAGACCTTACTTTGTAATCTTGAAAATGCGCTAACCATGTGTGTTTTTCTTTTTTATTTAAAAATACACAATGTGCTAAACGAAGAGATGAATCACTTTGTAATGTAATTTCTTCATCTTCAATATTTAATAAAGCACCATCATTTGAAGGACGAAATGTATTAATGATTTTATCATTCTTGATTTCTTGCCAAATTAATCGCTCCATTAATTTATGCATAATTGGATTAGCTTGAAGAAATTCTTGCCAGTCAGTGCTTAACCATTGACGTTGAACGCACATTGCTTCGTATAAACGTAATGTCTGTGATTCGATAATCTGCTTTAACTCTTTTTTACTTGATGTGAGGTGTTTTTTTGTCTCTTTAATTAGTGTGCTGTCCTCATTAACGCGAGGAGCTGGCAATGCTTTTATCACTTTGCCCTCGGTGTTAAATAGGACAAATTGCAGTTTGTCGTTAATTTTTGCAGTGAATGTGCGTTCACCATAATCTAAAGTCAGTACACCTGAGTCATCAAGTCCGGCAGTTGGTATGGTTCTATCTGCCAGTTCATCTTCAGTCCAATTATTGCGTTGGGCTATCTGGGTGATTAACTGTCGTGCTTTAGTTTGAATAGATGCTGCACGATAACGGCGAGAAATAGAAAGTAAAAATTGAATAATAATTGGGTCATTACTTCCACCAATAGCGTCAATCATCGCTTCTATTTGTGCTCGGCGTTCATAATGGTCACGCATATAATTTCGTAATAAAGGTACAGCAATATAGCCTTCAATTGGAAAAATAAGTCCTAACATCCCTTTTTCTTTAATTGCTGACATAGATGCTGAATAAGACACTCCTGAGCTTAAGTAAATTCTCTCTTCTGATGGCGTATCAACATCTTGAGTAATAAAGGCAATTAATAAGAATTGAGCCAGTGTTTGTTGGCTTTTCAAAGAAAGCAAATTGATATAACGGTGTAATAATGCGTTACTCGCAGGGAGCTTTAATTTTACCGCCAATACTATCCACCACTGAATAATTCTTGGTTCAACCGTTTTATTGTTTTTCCATGTCAGTTGAGGGAGGGTGTTAAAATCAAACCACGCTAAATTATCAGGAATTTTATTTTTCAAGCCAATTTCAGCTTCTGCCAATAACATTAATGGATCGAGATAATCTGATATATCTTCGCCAAAATGTTCGAGTGCAGTAATTAACAGAGTCCGAACGACTTCATCATTTTCTGTTTTTAATAAAGTGACTAAAGCGGGTACGGCATCATGATTATTGAGTTCAATTAACCAATTTATTGCAATAATTCGAGAGTTTTTTTTCTTTGAAATTAGACCTTCTTGAATAAATAAGTGAGGCTCTGGGAGTTTTTCAATAAGTTTTTGTGCATCAAAGCGATAAATTTGTGTATCACCTAAAGCCAATTGTAATATTTTAGGAACAAATTGCGATGGAATAATAGGATAGGTTTCTAGCACACGAAGGGCATTATCAAGGCTAAATTGATCGCTCTCACTACTGCCTTGATTAGGGATAAGTTTTAATGCTTCAGCAATATATTCTGGGTGTTGGTAATAAAATGGCCAGATTTGTTCCGATCGTAAGAATTCTTCTATGCCGTATTGTCCAAGGAAAAAGTCAGCAACAATACGTGAAGCATTAGGGTAATTTCGTTGGATCAGAATTTCTTCAATATGACGTAATTCGATATGTTCAAAAATATGGGCTGAACCATAATCATTAATAGTATAACTGGAAATATATTTTGACGAAGGATCGTTATCTAATGAGCGAATAAGATGAAAAAGGGTGAACTCAGGTGAGCTTGGAATGCCATTCTCATACGTAATGATCTGACAGTCAAACTTATTCAAAATACCGTTACTTGAATTAAGCTGAATAAGAATATTTTTTAAGCTACTTTCATTATATTGAGAAAGCGCATCATAATTTTCTTGAGCCTCTTTATAAACAAATGAAGAGTGTTTATTCCATTTTTTCTCCTCAATTGCTTTTTGCTTCATTTCTTTTAATAGTGCTTGATATGAGGTGATAATTATCTCATATGTACTGTCAGGTAATGGTGTGTCTTCTAATTGAATTAATGCTGATATCTCAATGGAGTAAAGATTATTTTTGTTACTAAATTGTGCTAGTTTTTTGTTTAAATTCTTTTGTGCCACGCTTATTCCATTTGCCATTTTTTATCCTTATTCATTTTTAATTTGTTGATGTTGCTCCTTTTGAGTTTATATAAATATCTCAAAATAAAAAGAACCTCTTATGGATATAAGAAGTTCTTTCGAATTTATTATTTTGTCGTTTGACGAGAAAAAGAGAGTAGCAATGAACCTAGACTGCAAATTAATAAGGTGATGGCTAGATCTTGTCCCCATCCTGCAAGTGCAAGTCCACCACCAATTAACAAATAGTAGAACAAGCCTAATAATGCCCCCGCAGTGCCTAAACGATCTTTATACTGTGCTAATGCTGTGGCTAAGATATTTGGAATAGCAATGCCATAAGCAATAACGCTCGTCATCATTGGAATAATAAAGCTAATGTGGTCACGTAAAAAATAAACACCGACAGCACTGACTAATGCAATAAAACTCGCGAGTAAAACTAATCTTCCACATTGCCAATGACGGTTTAATAGTGCTTTATTAATATAAGAGCCAACACCGACACCTATTGCTAATACAATGCCACTATATCCAAAGACGCTTGCACTATAACCTTGTTTATCAAACATAAAAGGTGCTAACTGATAATAAGCAAAAAGGCTGATATTAAAAAAGGCAATTAATAATACTGTTTTAGCAATTTGCTTATCCTTAAGCATTTTTATTGCTGTTTCTCCTAACGGAGCTGTTTTTATTGTTTCAGGGCGACTTTCAGGTAAAGCAAAAGTACTCCATAACAGTAAAATCACAGCTAGGAGAGCTAGACCACTAAATACGCCTTGGTAACCGGCATAGCTGACTAATAATGAACCACTTAACATACCTATTGCTGGACTTAATGCGATAGCGGCTCCCATAACTGAGAATACTTTTGCTAACTTATCACCACTATAAACATCACGCATAATGGTTTGTGTGCCTACTGAGCCTACCGCAGCACCAAAAGCGGAAAGCATGCGCAATCCAAGTAATACTGAAAAATCTTGTGTCATGAAAACACTAAGACAAGCAATAGCATAAATAAACAATCCAGCTAACATTGTCGGACGACGACCAATGACATCGCATAACCGACCCCATATAATGACCCCTAATGCAAACGCAAAGAAATAGAGCGAAAGTGTTTGTCCAGCCTCGTTTGCACTGACATGAAAGCCGTTTGCAATATTAGTAAGTGCTGGGCTATAAATGGTCTCTGCAATTTGTGGAAACATCATTAACGCAATTGCTAACCATAAAGAGAGTTTTTTGTTCATCTTTTTATCCTACATCCTTAAATCTTGATGAGCAGAATACAGAGATAATGAATGTCTTGTTATAAACATAAAGACATATTATATTTCAAATAGGACAAGTAATGGCTTGGCTTAATCAATACGACCACTTTGTGCCAGAAGAGCATCTTGCATCAGTTGTGGGTATTGCAGCAGAAATGGGAAAGCACGATTCAGGATTTCATTCTCATGATAGAGGGCAATTATTATTTACGCAGTCAGGATGTATGCGAATTACTTTAGCCTCTCGGGTTTCTGTTTTACCTCCCATGAGAATTGCGTGGATCCCCGCAAAGTTAGAACATCGAGTCGAAATGTATGCCTCTGTGGGATATCGCTCTGTTTATATTTCCGATAAATATCATGATAAATTTCCCAGTGAGAGTGAGATATTTACGCTTTCTCCTCTTTTGCGAGAAATTCTTGAACGTATTTCTGTGGCTGATTTTGATACACAATGGGAAGAAGGGCGTTATGCGAATCTATTAGCTGTTTTCTTTGATGAAATCACGCAGGCTCAACGACAACCCAATCATTTATTTATGCCGAAAGATAGGCGATTAAAGCGTTTATCATTTGATGATTTGCCTCCAGCATTACAAGATATGGCGAAATATGTGGGAGCGAGTGAAAAAACGATCACACGTTTATTTTATAAAGAAACAGGTTTAAGTTACCAGCAATGGCGTCAACAGTGGCGATTAATGAAAGCCATTGAATTATTAGCAACTCATCATCGTTATATAGATATTAGTCAGATATTAGGATTTGCCAGTGACAGTGCCTTTATTACATTTTTTAAGAAAATGACAGGTCAGACACCACAAGAATATTTAAAAAGCTGATTAATTTTTAGTAACTAAAATTATAAAGCCCCGATTTAAACGGGGCTTATCAAGATAAATAATTAATAGAATTCAATTATTTCTTTTTAATTTCACTTTTGAAATCGCGCTCATTATAACCAGTATAAAGCTGACGAGGTCGCGCAATTTTCAGTCCATCTTCATGCATTTCATTCCAGTGAGCAATCCAGCCAATTGTACGTGCAATCGCAAAAATAACAGTAAACATATTGGATGGAATACCTAACGCTTTAAGGATAATACCAGAGTAGAAGTCTACGTTAGGGTACAGTTTTTTCTCAATAAAGTACGGGTCGTTTAATGCGATGCGTTCTAATTCCATTGCCACTTCAAGTAAGCTGTCATTGAGATTTAATTCTTTTAACACTTCATGACAGGTTTCACGCATAACTGTTGCACGAGGATCGTAGTTCTTGTAAACACGATGACCAAAGCCCATTAAACGGAAGGAATCATTTTTGTCTTTTGCACGTTTAATGAACTCAGGAATGTGTTCAACTGTTTTGATCTCTTCTAGCATACGTAAACATGCTTCGTTCGCACCGCCATGAGCAGGTCCCCAAAGTGACGCGATACCCGCGGCGATACAGGCAAATGGGTTTGCACCTGAAGAGCCTGCGGTACGTACTGTAGATGTTGACGCGTTTTGTTCGTGATCAGCATGAAGGATGAAAATTCTATCCATAGCACGCTCAAGTACTGGATTGACAACATATTCTTCGCATGGTGTTGCAAACATCATATGCAAGAAGTTACCCGCATAAGAAAGGTCATTCTTTGGATACACAAAAGGTTGACCAATAGAATATTTGTAACACATTGCTGCCACAGTTGGCATTTTGGATAACAGGCGATAAGCCGTGATATCGCGGTGAACTGGATTACTGACATCCAATGCATCATGATAGAACGCCGCTAAAGCCCCAGTTACACCACACAACACAGCCATTGGGTGGGAGTCACGACGGAAACCATTGAACAGGCGGGTGATTTGTTCATGGATCATAGTGTGACGAGTGACAGTTGTTTTAAAATTATCGTATTGCTCTTGGGTCGGTGCTTCACCGTACAGCAGGATGTAACAA
This portion of the Proteus vulgaris genome encodes:
- a CDS encoding ATP-binding protein gives rise to the protein MAKKAPTEQQAIRESAEVRFAQELERLTKADVNNPKPQGWLRSPRAVRQFILGDDVLGITPKFFGDDALVDRAIVTLLGKQGLMLVGEPGTAKSMLSELFAAAISGDSGLTIQGTAGTTEDHIKYSWNYALLLAEGPTERALVGSPLYQGMLQGKIVRFEEITRCPPEIQDVLVSLMSEKQLMIPEMGDGARISAKPGFNLIGTANLRDRGVHEMSAALKRRFNFETVKPIRDPAFEISLIQSQLENELGSLANEVTVPADVVELLVTTFQELRSGNTQDGGNIKTPDAVMSTAEAVNIAYACALEAHYLGDGVMNAGAIARQLIGVVLKDNADDIKRIRYYMDNVARERARNSKEWKAFFDASKEFWQ
- a CDS encoding DUF4132 domain-containing protein, whose translation is MIKKILDIFPIFGKKDVDITEKYLQESLVLLAIFDEGLPKRALDYVLTGKNPEILFELNKLDAAKAAVYFHRAGTLEWWYASNIDTGKYSKVITQGLNARHKLYSKVGESFSLEQVARYAKVIAAACQDINIKVTTTEVPTWVIYLLVDAFYTTYDNARNLNLEHRKHWSMEFIAKMVEAEANIVGENALFAVFDRKDISEYYASNLKRIYELHDLKDYLLSHQEFIKTNLIEKLSANGLVELINYLNKNTILRDTFADIIVLLATSNLKTVKKAAEPILNTLPAKIVKENLTHVLMNGTPKQRTQAADLFARQGENRDVLEEALKHETSKAVIKSIESALQRFSVADNANTVDAIEAPDFTPLEDTPLPDSARDIMVSNFNEMLAKAKENAEREIEENKTSKHSYNWAQRHYKDLSKIDEKQCRALVDKLNSGQGTIQSNEILIIKHKNRIPNLPEYTFFHAVRVITNNRQHADHFSSHYFNGDIPERLFNDIELRQVENALERCSFKRAARITAALCLESYQDGLRRFRKPEQVWPFFSQHTDYIAEALNLMPNQSEHRYRQFETSQGIEVLGRFPTIPAQFVPRIMELALGENKTHRVSAQKLLETLPNIHLSAQEGLTSSKQEIRVTAIEWLARLNNPDSLPALNALLKKEKREVVRASLLTALEQLGEDISGYLSPKTLLAEAEKGLKAKAPASLAWFNFEAIPALTWENKKAVDPAIIRWWIILAVKLKMPGGNALLQRYIGLLSTDSQHKLSSFILHTFVAQDIKGPSLEEAMVEAQREAPGRLSNYQNWAKRYPEYYAKYENFTLEQVVEEIKNEVLRRYLGSAISDKGMLALICGIEGHVAVSVLRNYMRDHYQRRAQIEAMIDAVASSNDPIIIQLLLSLSRRYRTASVQEKARNLVTQIAERNGWSADELADRTIPTAGFDDTGTLVLEYGERIFTAKMDAKQKLVLFNPEGKEVKALPAARKNDDAELIKEAKKLFTSSKKELKQVIELQSVRLYEAMCAQRQWLSADWQEYILAHPIMHKLIEQLVWQEVKDGEVINTFRPSDDGALLNLEDDEVTLQNDSFIQLAHAALVNEDERKAWIAHFKDYKVKFLFSQMEHKIPELDLKLTEIEDRKGWITDTFTLRGILTKMGYQRGPAEDGGSFSHYYKFFSSLNYYVNIGFSGSYVPEENIPAVLFDLSFEKNQQDYWDRNNIELKEVPPILLAESYADYLKIAEACAGFDPEWEKKTPW
- a CDS encoding DUF4132 domain-containing protein; the protein is MANGISVAQKNLNKKLAQFSNKNNLYSIEISALIQLEDTPLPDSTYEIIITSYQALLKEMKQKAIEEKKWNKHSSFVYKEAQENYDALSQYNESSLKNILIQLNSSNGILNKFDCQIITYENGIPSSPEFTLFHLIRSLDNDPSSKYISSYTINDYGSAHIFEHIELRHIEEILIQRNYPNASRIVADFFLGQYGIEEFLRSEQIWPFYYQHPEYIAEALKLIPNQGSSESDQFSLDNALRVLETYPIIPSQFVPKILQLALGDTQIYRFDAQKLIEKLPEPHLFIQEGLISKKKNSRIIAINWLIELNNHDAVPALVTLLKTENDEVVRTLLITALEHFGEDISDYLDPLMLLAEAEIGLKNKIPDNLAWFDFNTLPQLTWKNNKTVEPRIIQWWIVLAVKLKLPASNALLHRYINLLSLKSQQTLAQFLLIAFITQDVDTPSEERIYLSSGVSYSASMSAIKEKGMLGLIFPIEGYIAVPLLRNYMRDHYERRAQIEAMIDAIGGSNDPIIIQFLLSISRRYRAASIQTKARQLITQIAQRNNWTEDELADRTIPTAGLDDSGVLTLDYGERTFTAKINDKLQFVLFNTEGKVIKALPAPRVNEDSTLIKETKKHLTSSKKELKQIIESQTLRLYEAMCVQRQWLSTDWQEFLQANPIMHKLMERLIWQEIKNDKIINTFRPSNDGALLNIEDEEITLQSDSSLRLAHCVFLNKKEKHTWLAHFQDYKVRSLFNQLEHDMPILEDKQTQFAEKKGWLTDAYTLRSTMTKLGYQRGSVEDAGFYNCYHKYFSGLDLSVIINFSGNCVPEENVTVALLELVFEKGRQSGLDRHQLAIKNIPPILLAESYAEYLKIADACAGFSSDWEKKLPW
- a CDS encoding multidrug effflux MFS transporter, producing the protein MNKKLSLWLAIALMMFPQIAETIYSPALTNIANGFHVSANEAGQTLSLYFFAFALGVIIWGRLCDVIGRRPTMLAGLFIYAIACLSVFMTQDFSVLLGLRMLSAFGAAVGSVGTQTIMRDVYSGDKLAKVFSVMGAAIALSPAIGMLSGSLLVSYAGYQGVFSGLALLAVILLLWSTFALPESRPETIKTAPLGETAIKMLKDKQIAKTVLLIAFFNISLFAYYQLAPFMFDKQGYSASVFGYSGIVLAIGVGVGSYINKALLNRHWQCGRLVLLASFIALVSAVGVYFLRDHISFIIPMMTSVIAYGIAIPNILATALAQYKDRLGTAGALLGLFYYLLIGGGLALAGWGQDLAITLLICSLGSLLLSFSRQTTK
- a CDS encoding AraC family transcriptional regulator, with protein sequence MAWLNQYDHFVPEEHLASVVGIAAEMGKHDSGFHSHDRGQLLFTQSGCMRITLASRVSVLPPMRIAWIPAKLEHRVEMYASVGYRSVYISDKYHDKFPSESEIFTLSPLLREILERISVADFDTQWEEGRYANLLAVFFDEITQAQRQPNHLFMPKDRRLKRLSFDDLPPALQDMAKYVGASEKTITRLFYKETGLSYQQWRQQWRLMKAIELLATHHRYIDISQILGFASDSAFITFFKKMTGQTPQEYLKS
- a CDS encoding citrate synthase, coding for MADNKAKLTIDETSVDLDVLSPTLGSKVIDIRTLGSKGYYTYDPGFTSTASCESKITFIDGDNGILLHRGFPIGQLATESTYLEVCYILLYGEAPTQEQYDNFKTTVTRHTMIHEQITRLFNGFRRDSHPMAVLCGVTGALAAFYHDALDVSNPVHRDITAYRLLSKMPTVAAMCYKYSIGQPFVYPKNDLSYAGNFLHMMFATPCEEYVVNPVLERAMDRIFILHADHEQNASTSTVRTAGSSGANPFACIAAGIASLWGPAHGGANEACLRMLEEIKTVEHIPEFIKRAKDKNDSFRLMGFGHRVYKNYDPRATVMRETCHEVLKELNLNDSLLEVAMELERIALNDPYFIEKKLYPNVDFYSGIILKALGIPSNMFTVIFAIARTIGWIAHWNEMHEDGLKIARPRQLYTGYNERDFKSEIKKK